In a genomic window of Corynebacterium coyleae:
- the istA gene encoding IS21 family transposase — translation MTRHKLWMDYLSQPCPTDKTKYQYSQFCSGLNEFLRAHDLVEVVTHEPGQELYVDWAGDKVPVVDQASGDTAFKASLFVAVCPYSGLMYVTAAANEKMPAWIACHVKALNYLGKLPAVIVPDNASTATYRPRKHSGYRMVTDRYAAFADYYGVTIVPTRPGRPRDKAAVERAVKIAYTKILGYFSDEVFYNLDELNEAIADRLADINSAMTRADGTTRRMRFEQEEAPVMRDLPPTPFTEVSYKRLKVDRNWHITCDYQYYSVPFQLVGEAVTVRLTPQLVSIFNGDQLVAEHTRLHGFKYRYSTDPNHGPSSDDEGHKALTRDELLAWASSFGSATHTVIAMILDRNSAAVPRGLLQARNVLANLGKKHSKATLEPACQQVLEKKLAPTMAVIKRIQTDIAHAQQHPAAPGRKTQPATKNQQRPSAPLTSDAADAVFIRPADHYEN, via the coding sequence GTGACCAGGCACAAGCTGTGGATGGACTACTTGTCGCAGCCGTGTCCGACGGACAAGACAAAGTACCAGTACTCCCAGTTTTGCAGTGGGCTCAATGAATTTCTCCGTGCTCATGATCTTGTCGAAGTCGTCACCCATGAGCCGGGGCAAGAGCTTTACGTCGACTGGGCTGGCGACAAAGTGCCGGTGGTGGATCAGGCCAGTGGTGATACCGCATTCAAGGCGTCGCTGTTTGTCGCGGTATGCCCGTACTCAGGGCTGATGTACGTCACTGCTGCTGCGAATGAGAAGATGCCGGCTTGGATTGCATGCCACGTCAAAGCGTTGAACTATCTTGGCAAATTACCGGCGGTCATCGTGCCGGATAATGCCTCTACGGCGACCTACCGGCCGAGGAAGCATTCAGGCTACCGGATGGTCACTGACCGCTACGCAGCGTTTGCCGACTACTACGGGGTCACGATTGTGCCGACAAGACCTGGCAGGCCACGCGACAAAGCGGCAGTAGAACGTGCTGTGAAAATCGCCTACACCAAAATACTCGGGTATTTCAGCGACGAGGTCTTCTACAATCTCGATGAACTCAATGAGGCAATCGCTGACCGGCTTGCCGATATCAACAGCGCAATGACACGGGCTGATGGCACAACACGGCGCATGCGCTTTGAGCAAGAAGAAGCACCAGTGATGCGCGATCTGCCGCCGACACCGTTTACGGAAGTGTCATACAAGCGGCTCAAAGTCGACCGTAATTGGCACATCACCTGTGACTACCAGTACTATTCTGTGCCATTTCAGCTGGTAGGAGAGGCAGTGACGGTCAGGCTCACCCCGCAACTGGTGAGCATCTTCAACGGTGATCAACTAGTTGCTGAACACACACGCCTTCACGGATTCAAATACCGGTACTCCACTGATCCCAACCATGGGCCAAGCAGCGATGACGAAGGCCACAAGGCGCTCACCCGCGACGAACTCTTGGCTTGGGCCTCGTCGTTCGGTTCTGCAACGCACACAGTCATAGCGATGATCCTCGATCGTAATAGTGCCGCCGTACCCCGCGGACTTCTTCAAGCTCGCAACGTGCTGGCCAACCTGGGCAAAAAGCACAGCAAAGCCACCCTCGAGCCGGCGTGCCAGCAGGTCTTAGAAAAGAAGCTGGCTCCAACTATGGCTGTGATCAAGCGCATCCAGACTGACATTGCGCACGCTCAGCAGCACCCTGCTGCACCAGGGCGAAAGACACAGCCCGCGACGAAGAACCAACAACGCCCAAGCGCCCCGCTTACCAGCGACGCAGCTGACGCCGTCTTCATCCGGCCTGCTGACCACTACGAAAACTAG
- a CDS encoding RloB family protein: MNSRNVRSARQNKFRGKAASANSRSLKAVFLIVTEGVTEKNYFEMDCFRDKSVKVEVRQGDKPDPPALLRTADDWLAQLKRSKDLQPGDQAWVVLDEDAATPEQLGEVFRWAAERKDRGVAFSVPSFEAWLLLHYAEAKGVRSQKEVEAALKTYWPTFTKTAKPKFTMEQIQQAVSRASRKVGTEYASIEEFDEQVGRHASVTTVHLLVQLLLASLYGR; the protein is encoded by the coding sequence ATGAATAGTAGGAATGTTCGGTCCGCTCGGCAGAATAAGTTCCGGGGGAAGGCCGCATCTGCAAACAGCCGCTCGCTCAAGGCAGTGTTCTTAATCGTCACCGAGGGCGTGACCGAAAAGAACTACTTTGAGATGGATTGCTTTCGGGACAAATCGGTCAAAGTTGAAGTGCGACAAGGCGATAAGCCCGATCCTCCTGCGCTGCTAAGAACGGCAGACGACTGGTTGGCCCAACTTAAGCGGTCTAAGGACTTGCAGCCAGGTGACCAAGCCTGGGTGGTGCTTGACGAGGACGCTGCCACACCAGAGCAGCTCGGCGAGGTATTCCGGTGGGCAGCCGAGCGAAAGGACAGAGGCGTGGCGTTCAGCGTTCCCTCTTTTGAGGCGTGGCTACTTCTTCACTACGCCGAAGCAAAGGGGGTGCGCTCGCAGAAAGAGGTCGAAGCGGCGCTGAAAACGTATTGGCCAACATTCACTAAAACCGCGAAGCCGAAATTCACGATGGAGCAGATACAGCAAGCGGTATCACGGGCAAGCCGCAAAGTAGGCACTGAGTACGCATCGATCGAAGAGTTTGATGAGCAGGTTGGTCGTCATGCATCCGTCACCACGGTGCACCTGCTTGTGCAGCTCCTTTTGGCGTCGCTTTACGGGAGGTAG
- a CDS encoding XRE family transcriptional regulator — protein sequence MISQSRERAETNPARISPSRITVARLRRGLTKAELAADLDVAPATLSRWENEGPPPSRTEPLLKRLESALGFTDGYFLSEELEVPSMNSTLFRAGSRATQRQKGVAVASGANASTLLAWLRSNFNFPEPNLPDLSGFTPEETARHARTIWQLGDRPVPNSVQLAESCGIAVMGLPPAASAVDAFSMWDGEQPFIFLARRHTSECARFDLAHELGHLLLHSSDEPRSGAREEDEANQFAADFLIPPGIVHAHFRLHPSLDDILRLKTALKVSAMAMLRAAYHHGKLSEREYQFHLTTLSARGFRTDEPGSTLQYERSRVFDYVLSPEGGASITSIADETQLPPQDLHALMLSAHPHTVSSAATATSAPARPTLRVVR from the coding sequence TTGATTTCACAATCTCGCGAGCGAGCGGAGACTAACCCCGCTCGCATCTCGCCGTCCCGAATTACGGTCGCGCGACTGCGCCGAGGCCTCACAAAAGCGGAGCTGGCTGCAGATCTCGACGTTGCCCCAGCAACCCTTTCTCGCTGGGAGAACGAAGGGCCACCGCCTTCCCGCACAGAGCCACTCCTCAAGCGCCTTGAATCAGCACTCGGCTTTACCGACGGCTACTTCCTCTCCGAGGAACTCGAGGTCCCATCGATGAACTCCACACTCTTTCGAGCCGGCAGCCGCGCAACGCAGCGGCAGAAAGGCGTTGCAGTCGCATCCGGGGCAAACGCCTCCACGCTCTTGGCGTGGCTTCGCAGCAACTTCAACTTTCCAGAACCCAACCTCCCGGATCTGTCCGGATTTACGCCTGAGGAGACAGCCCGCCACGCGCGTACGATCTGGCAGCTGGGAGATCGACCAGTTCCAAACTCGGTTCAGCTCGCCGAGTCGTGCGGCATCGCCGTCATGGGCCTTCCACCGGCAGCCTCTGCGGTGGATGCATTTTCCATGTGGGACGGCGAGCAGCCGTTTATCTTCCTCGCCCGGCGCCACACGTCCGAATGCGCCCGCTTCGATCTCGCACACGAGTTGGGCCACCTGCTACTCCACAGCAGTGACGAGCCACGCAGCGGAGCACGCGAAGAGGATGAGGCCAACCAGTTCGCTGCCGACTTCCTCATCCCGCCCGGCATAGTTCACGCGCACTTCCGGCTGCACCCGAGCCTCGATGACATCCTCCGCCTCAAAACCGCCTTGAAAGTGTCAGCCATGGCCATGCTTCGCGCCGCGTACCACCACGGCAAGCTCAGCGAGCGGGAATATCAATTCCACCTGACCACCCTCTCCGCGCGCGGTTTCCGCACCGACGAGCCCGGCAGCACACTGCAATACGAACGCTCCCGCGTCTTCGATTACGTGCTTTCCCCCGAAGGTGGCGCCAGCATCACGAGCATCGCTGACGAAACACAGCTCCCGCCACAGGATCTGCACGCCCTCATGCTCAGCGCCCACCCCCACACGGTCTCGAGCGCTGCCACGGCAACCAGCGCCCCGGCCCGCCCAACACTTCGCGTGGTGCGATGA
- a CDS encoding ATP-binding protein, with product MTQPQPASASARFLDESILPVFTDLRMTAFGRTVIDIAADPVFDSWSFSDKVLYALDKEVAAKRERRVNKLLKASRSPNLDACIEDITYAPGRNLNKEQITRLAHCQWCQKAQSIVILGKSSVGKTYLAQALLTAACRNDYSARFFRTDTLANQLMVLRHDDTARMEFLQDLHLADVLVLDDFLTTPIDAATAHQLLNILAEREHRGSTIVTSQFTPDEWYKSIPDAVIAESILNRLVVGAEIITLEGPNMRLEANTQ from the coding sequence ATGACACAGCCACAACCAGCATCAGCATCAGCGCGCTTTCTTGATGAATCGATCCTGCCTGTCTTTACCGATCTACGTATGACGGCTTTTGGCCGAACCGTGATTGATATTGCAGCAGATCCTGTCTTCGACTCGTGGAGCTTTTCTGACAAAGTGCTCTACGCGCTCGATAAAGAAGTCGCGGCCAAGCGTGAACGACGAGTCAACAAATTACTCAAAGCATCCCGATCGCCAAATCTCGATGCGTGTATCGAAGACATCACCTACGCACCCGGCCGCAACCTCAACAAAGAGCAAATCACCAGACTCGCTCACTGCCAATGGTGTCAAAAAGCGCAAAGCATTGTCATCCTCGGCAAATCATCCGTCGGCAAAACATACCTGGCCCAAGCACTCCTTACCGCTGCGTGCAGAAACGACTACTCTGCCCGTTTCTTCCGCACAGACACCCTGGCCAACCAGCTAATGGTGCTACGCCATGATGACACAGCACGCATGGAGTTTCTTCAAGACTTACACCTGGCAGACGTACTCGTGCTTGATGACTTCTTAACAACGCCGATTGATGCTGCCACAGCACACCAGCTGCTCAACATTCTTGCTGAGCGTGAACACCGGGGATCAACCATTGTCACCTCCCAGTTCACGCCCGATGAGTGGTACAAGTCCATCCCGGATGCTGTCATCGCCGAGTCGATACTGAATCGGCTTGTCGTTGGCGCTGAGATCATCACGCTGGAAGGCCCGAACATGCGCCTCGAAGCCAATACGCAGTAG
- a CDS encoding helix-turn-helix domain-containing protein — MEEAMCEQLILGLSNARQQTGLVRQLKRIRQESGLGVEDVARRAGMAPCVFAEFERGGMNFAMSTLRAIANALGAELKLEVKRTGSRFAVSVSERRHANLHVEEWSQWGNCRSPKPAIAYTVSGLG; from the coding sequence ATGGAGGAAGCGATGTGTGAGCAACTAATCCTTGGGCTCTCGAACGCCCGGCAGCAGACGGGGCTAGTTCGTCAGCTCAAGCGGATCCGCCAAGAATCTGGACTGGGTGTAGAAGATGTCGCACGGCGGGCGGGCATGGCCCCGTGCGTGTTTGCCGAGTTCGAAAGAGGCGGAATGAACTTCGCAATGTCGACTCTCCGGGCCATCGCGAATGCTCTCGGTGCAGAACTCAAGCTCGAAGTAAAGAGAACGGGCAGTAGGTTTGCTGTCTCAGTTTCAGAGCGTCGCCATGCGAACCTGCATGTTGAGGAATGGTCGCAGTGGGGGAATTGTCGATCGCCGAAACCGGCTATTGCGTACACGGTGAGCGGCTTGGGGTAG
- a CDS encoding ATP-binding protein, with amino-acid sequence MSNINDETVRAKMRKLRVSTFADVFYEIVNDEAYADALPEDIFLAAVEEAYTQRQQRNIAKAITQAQFRYPDASLAEVTRAEQRGINMRQLKRIAATNWRENPTNIHILAPTGTGKTYIVCAIGVAACQAGYSVAYYRLDQLVDMLAVFSPTDQNYLDKMRKLINVDVLIIDDFMTMSINQRGQEDLSKIIFDRDGRLPTLISSQSAAAYWVEALPDRVGADSLVSRLNNGHRIRIGDFDMRKATAPIEPDE; translated from the coding sequence ATGAGCAACATCAATGACGAAACAGTACGGGCAAAAATGCGAAAGCTTCGCGTATCGACCTTCGCTGATGTCTTCTACGAGATTGTCAACGACGAGGCCTACGCGGATGCGCTACCAGAGGACATCTTCCTCGCAGCAGTCGAAGAGGCCTACACACAACGGCAACAACGCAACATCGCCAAAGCCATCACCCAGGCACAATTCCGATACCCGGACGCGAGCCTTGCTGAAGTCACCCGAGCAGAACAACGCGGCATCAACATGCGCCAACTGAAACGAATCGCGGCGACCAACTGGCGGGAAAACCCGACCAACATTCACATCCTCGCACCGACCGGAACAGGGAAAACATACATAGTCTGCGCCATCGGCGTCGCCGCATGCCAAGCCGGATACTCCGTGGCCTACTACCGGCTAGACCAACTCGTAGACATGTTGGCGGTCTTCTCACCGACTGACCAAAACTACCTCGATAAGATGCGGAAACTGATCAATGTCGATGTCCTTATCATCGACGATTTTATGACCATGAGCATCAACCAGCGCGGGCAAGAAGACCTGAGCAAGATCATATTCGACCGCGACGGTCGACTCCCAACACTGATCTCCTCCCAATCGGCCGCCGCCTATTGGGTCGAAGCCCTCCCCGACAGAGTCGGAGCCGATTCACTCGTTAGCCGCCTCAACAACGGCCACCGAATCCGCATCGGAGACTTCGACATGCGCAAGGCCACCGCCCCAATAGAACCGGACGAATAA
- a CDS encoding helix-turn-helix domain-containing protein: MANFKQIIAMCLDGASYAQITHALGCSRREVSRAKKVIADEALTPERFRQLPPGWFDDRFSDGRSKRTMSYDQPDFQALARKLQSKKC; encoded by the coding sequence GTGGCTAACTTCAAACAGATCATCGCGATGTGCCTTGACGGTGCAAGCTACGCGCAGATCACACACGCATTGGGATGTTCACGACGAGAAGTATCCCGCGCAAAGAAAGTCATCGCTGATGAGGCACTAACGCCAGAGCGTTTCCGCCAACTCCCACCGGGATGGTTCGATGATCGATTCAGCGACGGCCGGAGTAAGCGGACGATGTCCTACGACCAGCCTGATTTTCAAGCCCTTGCACGCAAGCTCCAAAGCAAAAAGTGTTAG
- the istA gene encoding IS21 family transposase: protein MTDYRAVMDLVLQGWSVRQICSTVRCSHTTVQKARHTMAAHQITTGEQLAGITDEEMATWFVDGRSGAQGDFVPIDFDAVAKARTGRNKVTLQVLWGRYTTQPAHPSQRYYSYERFRQLVAEHVDATGLTARITHAPGHTMQVDWAGTAMRLFDPTDARGAKVSIFVASLPYSGMLFACACPNQRQQAWLWAHIQAFEYFGGVAEVIVPDNASTASHAISAADRNRQVNSTYEEFLEHYNTAALPARARRPKDKANVEAAVKIITQKVIHTLHGHQCIGLDELNARIRSLVDSINDAVPFRGINTSRRMLFDEFERDVLGELPTTPWQHTEWKRAKVAPNFHITVNTARYSVPYQLVGRTVDVRITGNEVTVFDAGQRVATHRLAQARGIYVTDVDHIPANMADTTGLWTSDYFYREAAKIGPATRTVIEELISAKAIPAQAFQSCRNVLNMGKHANKVILEQACARLIAPDGTRRAVSYTAVKNMMAAVRKDQSTRPTGHDLPATTAPETPPVEHARDTRGAYLGGSAQFSMENLTKKGPLQS from the coding sequence GTGACTGATTACCGGGCTGTGATGGACCTTGTCTTACAAGGCTGGTCCGTCCGCCAAATCTGCTCGACTGTGCGATGCTCACACACCACAGTTCAAAAAGCCCGCCACACAATGGCGGCACACCAGATCACAACCGGTGAACAACTCGCCGGTATCACCGACGAAGAAATGGCCACATGGTTTGTCGATGGCCGAAGTGGTGCCCAAGGCGACTTCGTACCCATCGACTTTGACGCAGTGGCCAAAGCACGTACCGGCCGCAACAAAGTCACTCTCCAAGTCTTGTGGGGCCGCTACACCACCCAACCAGCCCACCCGTCCCAGCGTTACTACAGCTACGAGCGTTTCCGCCAGCTTGTTGCTGAACACGTCGATGCCACAGGACTTACCGCACGCATTACCCATGCCCCGGGACACACCATGCAAGTCGACTGGGCTGGCACCGCAATGCGCCTGTTCGACCCAACTGATGCTCGGGGTGCAAAAGTCAGCATTTTCGTGGCGTCACTGCCGTATTCCGGCATGTTGTTTGCCTGTGCTTGCCCGAACCAGCGGCAACAAGCGTGGCTGTGGGCGCATATCCAAGCATTTGAATACTTCGGCGGGGTTGCTGAAGTCATCGTGCCGGACAATGCTTCGACAGCATCCCACGCAATTAGTGCTGCTGACCGCAACCGGCAGGTCAATTCCACCTACGAGGAATTCCTTGAGCACTACAACACTGCCGCGCTGCCTGCTCGTGCTCGGCGTCCAAAGGATAAGGCGAATGTAGAAGCAGCAGTCAAGATCATCACCCAAAAAGTCATCCACACCCTCCACGGACATCAATGTATTGGGCTCGATGAACTCAATGCGCGCATCCGCAGCCTGGTTGACAGCATCAATGACGCGGTACCGTTTCGCGGCATCAACACCAGCAGAAGGATGCTCTTTGACGAGTTTGAACGCGATGTACTCGGCGAACTTCCCACAACACCGTGGCAGCATACCGAATGGAAACGTGCGAAAGTCGCCCCCAACTTCCACATCACCGTCAACACAGCACGTTATTCGGTGCCTTACCAGCTCGTCGGCCGGACTGTCGATGTACGTATCACTGGCAATGAAGTAACCGTCTTTGATGCCGGGCAGCGTGTTGCAACCCACCGGCTTGCCCAAGCCCGGGGAATCTATGTCACCGATGTGGATCATATTCCTGCCAACATGGCTGATACCACAGGGTTGTGGACCAGTGACTACTTCTACCGTGAAGCAGCCAAGATCGGGCCAGCAACCCGGACAGTCATCGAAGAACTCATCAGCGCAAAGGCAATCCCTGCCCAGGCATTTCAGTCGTGCCGAAACGTACTGAATATGGGCAAACACGCCAACAAAGTGATTTTAGAACAAGCCTGTGCACGCCTGATCGCACCTGATGGCACCAGGAGAGCAGTGTCGTATACCGCGGTGAAAAACATGATGGCCGCGGTACGCAAAGACCAATCAACCCGCCCGACAGGCCATGATTTGCCAGCCACAACAGCGCCTGAAACACCACCGGTGGAACACGCACGCGATACCCGCGGCGCATATCTGGGTGGGTCTGCCCAGTTCAGTATGGAAAACCTCACGAAGAAAGGACCCCTACAGTCATGA
- a CDS encoding AAA family ATPase: MLLDLTIGNFRSVYEPASINMVATREQVHRERCPELKRRYGKRVNPVAALFGANAAGKSTFVRALIVLRHIVTDPPRPSESMPYDPFKLKPEADTEPTSFEILFSVDDVIYEYILHYDAHRVVAERLTQYRSRDEVDIFERSGDEFYFPLLDKKESVYPNEVAQARALLASVPEKVPLASFASEANLSRFPQELRLGLFDVVLVFLQTVLVIPAGVIDRSSTMSFSEGWKEVITQIDAGITGVQAEPVPLSSIGMSAERGKEIDQLLRQYPDNPIDVELPAGRFTVRLEDGEMSAERISLMHSSGPGQSRALKWRDESDGTQSAARLLGFFSKLASAGTEAVLVVDELDRNFHTELSRALIGGFLANSNEDSRVQLLFTTHDLLLMDPELLRRDEIWVIEKDRFGQTQASVLSDFKGPRKVTDLRKSYLNGRFGGVPSIKPLEFPDE, encoded by the coding sequence GTGTTGCTCGATTTAACTATCGGAAACTTTCGCTCGGTTTATGAGCCTGCGTCGATAAATATGGTCGCCACCCGGGAGCAGGTCCATCGCGAGCGCTGTCCTGAGCTGAAACGTCGTTACGGCAAACGGGTGAATCCAGTAGCGGCGCTGTTTGGTGCAAACGCTGCCGGTAAATCAACGTTTGTACGAGCGCTGATCGTCCTGCGTCACATCGTTACAGACCCGCCGCGGCCGTCGGAGTCGATGCCGTATGACCCTTTCAAACTCAAGCCCGAGGCGGATACGGAGCCAACGAGTTTCGAGATTCTGTTTTCTGTGGACGATGTTATCTACGAGTACATCCTCCACTATGACGCACACCGTGTCGTCGCGGAGCGGTTAACACAGTACCGCTCGCGCGATGAAGTAGATATCTTCGAGCGCAGTGGCGATGAGTTTTATTTCCCGCTCCTGGATAAGAAGGAGTCAGTGTATCCGAATGAGGTCGCCCAGGCCCGCGCGCTTTTGGCATCAGTGCCGGAAAAAGTGCCGCTAGCCTCGTTTGCGAGCGAAGCGAACCTCTCTCGTTTCCCGCAGGAACTTCGGTTGGGCCTGTTTGATGTTGTGCTTGTGTTCTTGCAGACAGTACTGGTTATCCCGGCAGGTGTGATTGACAGATCCAGCACGATGTCCTTCTCCGAAGGTTGGAAAGAAGTGATCACGCAGATTGATGCGGGAATCACCGGTGTGCAGGCTGAGCCGGTGCCGTTGTCGTCGATAGGCATGAGCGCCGAGCGTGGGAAAGAGATTGACCAACTCTTACGCCAGTATCCGGATAACCCAATCGATGTTGAGCTGCCTGCTGGTCGCTTCACTGTACGCCTGGAAGACGGGGAGATGAGTGCTGAACGCATTTCCCTGATGCACTCGTCGGGTCCAGGGCAAAGCCGAGCTTTGAAATGGCGAGACGAGTCTGATGGCACGCAATCCGCAGCGCGTCTGTTGGGCTTTTTCTCAAAGCTGGCATCTGCTGGTACGGAGGCGGTTCTCGTCGTGGATGAGTTGGACCGGAATTTTCATACTGAGCTTTCGCGCGCACTCATCGGCGGTTTTCTTGCAAACTCGAATGAAGACAGTCGGGTGCAGCTGCTCTTCACCACGCATGACCTTCTGCTCATGGACCCAGAGTTGCTTCGGCGCGATGAAATCTGGGTGATCGAAAAGGACCGCTTTGGCCAGACACAAGCCAGCGTGCTTTCGGACTTCAAGGGGCCACGCAAGGTTACCGACCTGAGGAAGAGTTACCTGAACGGTCGCTTCGGTGGAGTGCCATCGATCAAACCGCTGGAGTTCCCGGATGAATAG
- a CDS encoding DUF262 domain-containing protein — protein MALYLDGKSLTAGELFHNHRFLIPQYQREYAWGKAEVEEFMRDLAGALTEDYFIGLIILAGEDDEKEVVDGQQRLVTITLLAHHLVNLAVRSERHALATRLDSTFLREIDYTSDEERPRLRLSSTSDNSALLHILGVDHETTLNVAQQGGTPNKEVINTSDLDTAANLLEASSAIRTFLENDLGEDTFKRLGAWAEFLTNRLYIARFILPDVNAAYRTFETINARGKNLTTADLLKSYVLSQAPDGSEDDFYSRWLMLQADLGDAKRNTLVQFIRHAFTLQRGYVLPRDLYDELTGRGTKNPALPGADVLKMLENEIDVYRQINNPNLSGPSSDLSLRVFHILSRLNVQGVRPILLAISHQKDAEEGYKQVLRLVVTRMTVGNLGTGAIDRRFGETAKRIVEMNSWREPLTELQNELMPDREKFFQAVRDRSMNRNLLELLRASALSGEIAPVLSNTLHLVKPKNGDWGSADQQSVSRWVNTIGNTVFATASRRPNGTSDWNTFLEDFLPLAEEAGEDVQRFRTYESWVSDAGFWYRCSGDPVLLCSG, from the coding sequence ATGGCATTGTATCTCGACGGCAAGTCACTTACTGCTGGTGAGCTATTCCACAATCACCGTTTTCTGATCCCCCAGTATCAACGAGAGTACGCATGGGGAAAAGCTGAGGTGGAAGAGTTTATGCGCGACTTAGCAGGTGCTCTCACCGAAGACTATTTCATTGGACTCATAATTCTTGCGGGAGAAGACGATGAAAAGGAAGTGGTAGACGGCCAGCAGCGGCTGGTAACGATCACCCTCCTTGCCCATCATCTCGTCAATCTCGCCGTTAGGTCGGAACGGCACGCGTTAGCAACCCGTTTAGACAGCACATTTCTTCGCGAAATTGATTACACAAGTGACGAAGAGCGTCCCCGGCTTCGACTCTCCAGCACCTCAGACAATTCGGCACTTTTGCACATTTTGGGCGTTGATCACGAGACCACATTAAACGTAGCGCAGCAAGGAGGAACCCCGAATAAAGAAGTAATAAATACATCCGATCTCGACACTGCAGCGAACCTCCTCGAAGCAAGCAGTGCGATACGCACTTTCTTAGAAAATGATTTGGGTGAGGATACCTTCAAAAGGTTAGGCGCATGGGCGGAATTCCTGACGAACCGTCTATACATCGCAAGATTTATTCTTCCTGATGTAAATGCCGCCTACAGGACCTTCGAAACAATCAATGCTCGCGGTAAAAACCTTACGACAGCCGATCTTCTCAAGAGCTACGTACTGAGTCAGGCTCCCGATGGCAGCGAAGATGATTTCTACAGCAGATGGCTCATGCTTCAGGCGGACCTAGGTGACGCAAAGAGGAACACACTAGTTCAGTTCATCAGACACGCTTTCACCTTGCAACGCGGTTACGTGCTCCCCCGAGACCTTTACGACGAATTAACCGGCAGAGGCACAAAAAACCCAGCTTTACCTGGAGCGGACGTACTCAAGATGCTCGAAAACGAGATCGATGTCTATCGCCAAATCAACAATCCTAACCTGAGCGGCCCCTCGTCCGATTTAAGTCTTAGGGTTTTCCACATTTTAAGCCGGCTCAACGTTCAGGGCGTTAGACCCATTTTGCTGGCGATCTCGCACCAGAAGGATGCTGAAGAAGGCTATAAACAGGTGCTACGTCTGGTAGTAACGCGCATGACTGTGGGCAACCTAGGCACGGGTGCCATCGACCGGCGGTTTGGTGAAACTGCGAAACGCATAGTCGAAATGAACTCTTGGCGTGAGCCTTTGACCGAACTTCAGAACGAGCTGATGCCTGACAGAGAAAAGTTCTTCCAAGCGGTTCGTGACCGCTCGATGAATAGAAACCTTCTCGAGCTTTTAAGGGCATCGGCTTTGTCTGGCGAAATAGCGCCCGTTCTCTCAAATACACTGCACCTAGTAAAACCGAAAAACGGTGACTGGGGTAGCGCCGATCAACAGTCTGTAAGCCGATGGGTTAACACCATCGGGAATACCGTTTTCGCCACGGCATCCCGCAGACCGAACGGAACTTCTGACTGGAATACTTTCTTAGAGGATTTTCTACCCCTCGCGGAGGAAGCTGGTGAGGATGTCCAAAGATTCCGCACATACGAGTCCTGGGTGTCAGATGCGGGTTTTTGGTACCGGTGTTCCGGAGACCCGGTACTGCTGTGTTCCGGGTAG